The following nucleotide sequence is from Gordonia jinghuaiqii.
CTCGACGGTCTCGTCGCCTCGCTCATGGAGTCGACGAAGATCCCGGGTATCGCGGTCGCGGTGGTGTCCGGTGGAGAAACGAAGTATGCCAAGGGGTTCGGCGTCAAGGACGTGACCACTGGCGCGAAGGTCGACCCGAACACGGTGTTCCAGCTCGCCTCGGTGTCCAAGTCGGTCGGTTCGACGGTCGTCGGCGCCGCGGTCACCGACAAGACGGTCACCTGGGACATGCCCATCGTCGAGTCCTTGCCGTGGTTCGCGCTCGCCGAGCCGTACGTCACCCGCACCGTGACCGTCGGGGACATGTACTCCCATCGGTCGGGACTGCCGGACCACGCCGGCGACAAGCTGGAGGACATGGGCTATTCGCGCAACGAGATCCTCCAGCGCCTGCGCTTCATGCCGCTGGATCCGTTCCGGATCAGCTACGCCTACACCAACTACGGCGTCACGGCGGGCGGTGAGGCGGTGGCGGTCAAAGCGGGCAAGGAGTGGGCGACGCTGTCGCAGGACCTCATCTACGGCCCGTTGGGCATGAACAGCACGAGTTCTCGCTTCGTCGACTTCGCGAAGCGGCCCGATCGTGCGGTCGGACACGTCAAGGTCGACGGCGACTGGGTGAAGTCGCCCATCCCTCGTGAACCCGACGCACAGTCGCCCGCGGGCGGTGTCAGCTCCTCGGTCAACGACATGGCCATCTGGTTGAAAATGGTGCTCGCGCAGGGCAAACACGACGGCCAGGAGATCGTCGCACCCGACGCGTTGCTCCCTGCGGTGTCGCCACAGATCGTGTCCAATCCGCCGCAGTCCCCGGGGGCTCGGCCCGGGTCGTACGGCTTCGGGTTCAACGTCGGGGTGACCGAGGACGCGCGAACGCAGTTCAGTCACGCCGGGGCGTTCGCCTCGGGTGCGGGAACCGTGTTCTCGGTGCTGCCGTCCGCGGACACCGCGATCGTGGTGCTCTCCAATGCGGCTCCGGTCGGGGCGGTCGACGCGCTTGCCGGCGAGTTCATGGACCTGGTGCAGTTCGGCGAGATCCGAAGCGACTGGCGGGCGCTGTACGGCAACGCCTACGCGGCGATGAGTGAACCCAGCGGTGATCTCGTGGGCAAGCAACCGTCCGCCGACGCGGCTCCCGCACAGCCGCTCCCGTCGTATGTGGGCACCTACGCCAACACGGTGTACGGGCCCGCGGAGGTCGTCGAACGCGACGGCGCACTGGTCCTGGAGATGGGCCCCGGCGGCGTCCGAAAGCACCAACTCACGCACTGGGACGGCAACACCTTCACCTTCACCCTGCACGACGAGAACGCCGAACCCGGAACCATCTCACAGGTCAGGTTCGACGGCCCGCGGATGACGGTCGAGTACTACGACGACGAGGAGAGCGACGGGGTCTTCCTCAGGCGCTGACGTTCTGTTCAGCTCGCTGCGCCGCCCACCTACGACGACACGGCGGCCAGCGGGTCCGGCACCTCACCGGTGCGGATGGGGCATCGGGTCTGCGAGTAGATCGTCGGCATGCACAGGTTGCAGTGGATGCACTTGGACTGCGTGGCCGGGTCCTGGGCGAGTCGCAACGGCAGGTCGGGTTCGCGCAGGATGGCGCGACCCATCGCCATGAAGTCGAAGCCTTCGGCCATCGCGAGATCCATCGACGGGCGGTCGGTGATGCCGCCGAGCAGGATCATCGGCAGGTCGACGGCCTTGCGCAGCTCACGTGCCAGAGGCAGTAGATAGCCGTCGTGGTACTGGTAGTTCTTCAGGAAGACCGGCGCAAAAGCCTTGAGCCCGTACTTCATCGCTCCGGAGAACGCGTCGGCGAACTCCTTGCGGGGAGCGTCGCCGTGGAACAGGTACATCGGGTTGAGCAGTGAACTGCCCGCCGTCGGCTCGATGGCGTCGAGGTGGCCGTCGGATTCCAGGAGCTGCGCCACCTGGCACGCCTCGTCGATGTTGAAACCGCTCAGCTTCGCGCGTCCGCGCGCCCGCGCCTTCGGCGACCGTTCGATGTCGGGCCGGCCGACACCGTCATAGGTGTTGAGCTTCACCCAGATCGCGGCCTCGTCGCCGACCTCCTCTCGCACGCTCTCCACCACCTCGCGGGCGATGCGCGCCCTGTTGACCAGACTGCCGCCGTAGGAATCGCGACGACGATTCAACAACGGGGAGAGGAAGCTGGAGATGAGATAGTTGTGGCCGCAATGGATCTCGAGGCCGTCGAAGCCGGAGTCGACGGCGAGGCGCGCTGCGCGTCTGAACTTTACCCGTAGCTCGGCGATGTCGTCGGCGGTGACCTTGCGCGTCACCGACATGCCCATCGGTGCCGGGATGTGCGACGGCCCGAGCGCTTTGGCCCGGTTCGACACCGAGTTGGCGACCGCGCCCGCGTGTCCCAGCTGAGCGGCGGCGAGTGCGCCTTCGGAGTGGATGGCGTCGGTCAGCTTCTGCAGGCCCGGCACCGCCTCGGGGCGCATGTAGATCTGGTGGCGGTCGGTCCGGCCCTCCGGCGAGATCGCGCAGTAGGCGACCGTGCTCATCGCCACGCCGCCGGCCGCGACCTCCCGGTGGAACTCGATCAACTCGTCGGTCACCACCGCGTCGGGCGTCATGCCCTCGAACGTGGCGCATTTGATCAGGCGGTTCCGCAGGGTGAGCGGTCCCAGCTTCGCGGGGCTGAACGGTCCGGTGGTGGGGCTGTCCACAACAGGTCCTCTCGTCGGGTGTCGGTGTCGGCGGGGCTGTCGGCGTGAGTGGGATCAGGCGGGTGAGATCAGTGGGTCGGCTTCAGGTGGAGTGCGGCGGCGCGGACAGGCCTGCGCTGACGAAGCCGGTCAGGGCGCTCACCGCTGGTTTGCCCAGCGGCTCGGTGCCGCCGAAGCGCAACAGGATCAGCTGGAAGGCGAGCGCCCAGCGCCGGCGGGCCTCGGTTGCACTCAGCCCCGGTATCGCGTCGGTGAGGATGTCGGCGAACGGGCCGAGATCAAACCAGCGCGAGCTCCAGTTCGCCGTCGGGCGCGTCAGCACGAACCGCGAGAGCAGGCGCAGATGCAGATGGCCCGTCGGATCGCGTTGCAGCTCGACGAAGGGCGCGACCAGCACGTCGACGAGCTGTGCGGGTGAACAGCCCGTGGCATCGATCGCGCCCAGCGGATCGGCCCACAGCGGGGCCAGCCGGGACTCGAGCAGAGCGATGGTGAGGTCGTCCTTGGTGCCGAAGTGGTAGTGCACGGCAGCCGGATTCGCCTGGGCCGCGGCGCAGATGGCGCGGACGGAGACGCGGTCGTAACCCTCGGTCAGGAACAGGCGCTCGGCGACGGTGAGGAGGGCGTCGCGGGTGGCCGTCGGGTGCGATTGGGGTATCGGACCCACCGGAGTATCGGTGGTCTGGGTCACACCGTCGATCAAACCACATCTCAATCACCGTTTCAATCAGTGATTGAATTCCGGCGGTTGCTACCGGCGAGTAGTGGGACACTCTGCGGCGATGCCGGGACGCGACGTAGGCTGGCAGTCGTGGCTGAACACTTTCAAACAGTTGTATTGGGTGCAGGTCCAGGTGGGTACGTTGCCGCGATCCGGTCGGCTCAGCTGGGCATGAAAACCGCCGTCATCGAGGAGAAGTACTGGGGCGGTGTGTGTCTGAATGTCGGATGTATCCCGTCCAAGGCGCTGCTCCGCAATGCCGAGCTCGCGCACATCTTCAACCATCAGGCCAAGACCTTCGGCATGAGCGGTGACGTCTCCTTCGACTTCGGGGCCGCCTTCGACCGCAGTCGCAAGGTCTCCGACGGCATCGTCAAGGGCGTTCACTTCCTGATGAAGAAGAACAAGATCACCGAGATCGACGGGTATGGCGTGTTCACCGACGCCAAGACGATCACGGTGGGCGATCGCGAGATCACCTTCGACAACGTCATCGTCGACACCGGGTCGACGGTCAAGCTGCTCCCCGGCGTCGAACTGTCGGAGAACGTGGTCACCTACGAGACCCAGATCCTCACCCGTGAGCTGCCCGAATCCATCGTCATCGTCGGCGCGGGCGCCATCGGGATGGAGTTCGGTTACGTGCTCGCCAACTACGGTGTGGACGTCACGATCGTCGAATTCCTCGACCGCGTGCTCCCCAACGAGGACGCCGACTCGTCGAAGGCGGTCGCCAAGGAATACAAGAAGCTCGGCATCAAGCTGCTCACCTCCACCAAGGTGCAGTCGGTCACCGACAACGGTGACAGCGTCACCGTGACCTATTCCGACGCCAAGGACAAAGAAGGCGAGCTGACCGTCGACAAGGTCCTCATGTCCGTCGGCTTCGCCCCGCGTGTCGAGGGCTTCGGTCTGGAGAAGACCGGTGTGGAGCTCACCGACCGCGGTGCCATCGCGATCGACGACTACATGCGCACCAATGTCGAGGGCATCTACGCCATCGGTGACGTCACCGCCAAGCTGCAGCTCGCGCACGTTGCCGAGGCTCAGGGAGTGGTGGCCGCCGAGACCATGGCCGGCGTCGAGACGATGACGCTGGGCGACTACCGCTTCATGCCGCGCGCCACCTTCTGCCAGCCGCAGGTCGCGTCCTTCGGTCTGACCCAGGCGCAAGCGGAGGACGAGGGTTACAACGTCAAGGCGACGACCTTCCCGTTCTCCGCGAACGGCAAGGCGCAGGGACTCGGTGAGACCGCCGGCTTCGTCAAACTGGTCACCAATGCCGACACCGACGAGCTGCTCGGTGGACACCTGGTGGGCGACAACGTCTCCGAGATGCTCCCGGAGATGACGCTGGCTCACAAGTGGGACCTGACCGCCAAGGAACTGGCCCGCAACGTGCACACCCACCCGACCATGTCCGAGGCGTTGCAGGAGACGTTCCACGGCGCGATCGGGCACATGATCAACCTGTAGTTTTCGTCTCCCGAGGGTGCTCGCGATCCGAGCCACGAAGGGCTGATCTCCTTCCCGCCGGGTGGCTTCCCTCCCGCTTATTGGATCCAATAAGCGGGAGGGAAGCCACCCGGCGGGAACGTGCGTCGAACCCGTCCGGGCAGGCAATTTCGTGACGTGTTCTCGGCACGGAGGGGCAAATTTGTGCACACGTGAGGGGTGACACCGGCCGGGGCGCGAGGACTGCTCGCACCCGGCTTGTGGGTCGGCGATCGAATGTGGCGGGGGCGCAGCGACTTTCGCTGATGTGTGCTGTTCCGCAGAGCAGTCCGGCGCTGGTGTGGGCGCTTTCAGCGCCTCCTTGAGGGCGGTCGAATCCACGGTATAACCAAGGTTTATGACGACAACCATCCTGCACAACGCTCGTCTGATCGACGGGACCGGGGCCGACGCGATCTCTGACGCGGTCGTCGTGATCGACGAGGGCACGATCACCTACGCCGGGGCGGCCTCCGGTGCGCCGCGGATCGACGAGTCGGCGAAGCCGCGGAAGGTGGATGTCGGGGGCAACACCGTCTGCCCCGGCTTCTTCGACTGCCACGTGCATCTCTCGCTGCCCGGCACCAAGGGGTCTCCTATCTCGGCTGCGATGGTGCCGCCGTCGTACCGCTATTTCGAACTGATCGACCGGCTCAAGACGACCATCGGTGCCGGTGTGACCACCGTGCGTGACCTCATGGGCGTCGACGTCGGGGTCCGCGACGCGGTCGCCCACGGCCTGGTGCCCGGCCCGCGCCTACTGGTCGCCGACAAGATGATCAGTCAGACCGGTGGCCACGCCGACTTCCACATCCCGTCCGGTCTGGACGGCACCGGCCTGATCGGCGGCCTGCTGGTCGATTCCGTCGACGAGGCGCGACGCGAGGTCCGCCAGTTGTTGCGTAGCGGCGTCGACGTCATCAAGGTGGC
It contains:
- a CDS encoding TetR/AcrR family transcriptional regulator, translated to MTQTTDTPVGPIPQSHPTATRDALLTVAERLFLTEGYDRVSVRAICAAAQANPAAVHYHFGTKDDLTIALLESRLAPLWADPLGAIDATGCSPAQLVDVLVAPFVELQRDPTGHLHLRLLSRFVLTRPTANWSSRWFDLGPFADILTDAIPGLSATEARRRWALAFQLILLRFGGTEPLGKPAVSALTGFVSAGLSAPPHST
- a CDS encoding NADH:flavin oxidoreductase produces the protein MDSPTTGPFSPAKLGPLTLRNRLIKCATFEGMTPDAVVTDELIEFHREVAAGGVAMSTVAYCAISPEGRTDRHQIYMRPEAVPGLQKLTDAIHSEGALAAAQLGHAGAVANSVSNRAKALGPSHIPAPMGMSVTRKVTADDIAELRVKFRRAARLAVDSGFDGLEIHCGHNYLISSFLSPLLNRRRDSYGGSLVNRARIAREVVESVREEVGDEAAIWVKLNTYDGVGRPDIERSPKARARGRAKLSGFNIDEACQVAQLLESDGHLDAIEPTAGSSLLNPMYLFHGDAPRKEFADAFSGAMKYGLKAFAPVFLKNYQYHDGYLLPLARELRKAVDLPMILLGGITDRPSMDLAMAEGFDFMAMGRAILREPDLPLRLAQDPATQSKCIHCNLCMPTIYSQTRCPIRTGEVPDPLAAVSS
- the lpdA gene encoding dihydrolipoyl dehydrogenase, which produces MAEHFQTVVLGAGPGGYVAAIRSAQLGMKTAVIEEKYWGGVCLNVGCIPSKALLRNAELAHIFNHQAKTFGMSGDVSFDFGAAFDRSRKVSDGIVKGVHFLMKKNKITEIDGYGVFTDAKTITVGDREITFDNVIVDTGSTVKLLPGVELSENVVTYETQILTRELPESIVIVGAGAIGMEFGYVLANYGVDVTIVEFLDRVLPNEDADSSKAVAKEYKKLGIKLLTSTKVQSVTDNGDSVTVTYSDAKDKEGELTVDKVLMSVGFAPRVEGFGLEKTGVELTDRGAIAIDDYMRTNVEGIYAIGDVTAKLQLAHVAEAQGVVAAETMAGVETMTLGDYRFMPRATFCQPQVASFGLTQAQAEDEGYNVKATTFPFSANGKAQGLGETAGFVKLVTNADTDELLGGHLVGDNVSEMLPEMTLAHKWDLTAKELARNVHTHPTMSEALQETFHGAIGHMINL
- a CDS encoding serine hydrolase; its protein translation is MAPAESAPARRAGHPAPSAPRWGRLSLAACSALSVIALVAACDSGSSGTGAAPSEPSGSSAMVNPNDVAAQPLPADAVDKAVGQLDGLVASLMESTKIPGIAVAVVSGGETKYAKGFGVKDVTTGAKVDPNTVFQLASVSKSVGSTVVGAAVTDKTVTWDMPIVESLPWFALAEPYVTRTVTVGDMYSHRSGLPDHAGDKLEDMGYSRNEILQRLRFMPLDPFRISYAYTNYGVTAGGEAVAVKAGKEWATLSQDLIYGPLGMNSTSSRFVDFAKRPDRAVGHVKVDGDWVKSPIPREPDAQSPAGGVSSSVNDMAIWLKMVLAQGKHDGQEIVAPDALLPAVSPQIVSNPPQSPGARPGSYGFGFNVGVTEDARTQFSHAGAFASGAGTVFSVLPSADTAIVVLSNAAPVGAVDALAGEFMDLVQFGEIRSDWRALYGNAYAAMSEPSGDLVGKQPSADAAPAQPLPSYVGTYANTVYGPAEVVERDGALVLEMGPGGVRKHQLTHWDGNTFTFTLHDENAEPGTISQVRFDGPRMTVEYYDDEESDGVFLRR